Proteins co-encoded in one Papaver somniferum cultivar HN1 chromosome 5, ASM357369v1, whole genome shotgun sequence genomic window:
- the LOC113281456 gene encoding calmodulin-binding transcription activator 4-like isoform X2, whose translation MNDPDREYDIDTLIQEARVRWLKPVEIQFILLNHDGIYPFTEVVPQNPQSGSLFLINKNVTKSFRKDGHNWKKKRSGRTVAEGHERLKVGGVEVLSCYYAQGAENPNLRRRIYWMLDAAYDHIVLVHHRVYTDINEGRRNTEASSTLNLTSTSNPGFQTASIQAAASAVSESYGTYQNPSPFGSGSMDVIPDLIDDNNLFGVWDSPEDICSLMDAESIRAEQRMLDDLNGKSTDTDILLFDQDELLAVQPAAEYRENVGHSCEIEKPQSSLERDKYSTDPHKHNEEYSYQWQDPSGNNTQNRNIDIPIFGDTSNFHPIASTQESSLLYAVETQLAPVEVISRLTVAQCQKFSIQEISPEWGYASECSKVIITGLFHCNSSAHSWKCMFGDVEVPVEIVQEGVFRRQTPPQSPGQVTFIQEGVLRCYTPPKSPGKVTLCITTGNREACSQIREFEYCTTPTASIRNNNLPKTDGMKSAEELQLLIRFVQMLLCDSSTKKKDGITSGTNALEKLIADEYLWENLKHAVLVGSESESRIMDSLLQELLKEKLPQWLHSRFKEGESPGSTSLKKEQEIIHLVAGLGFEWALNLILSSGIGINFRDTKGWTALHHAANFGREEMVVALIVAGASAGAVTDPTPEDPVGKTPGSIAISRGHKGVAGYLSELALTSHLRSLTLEENDLTKGRSDVEAEIEVESLSIDCTDDHHSLRQSLTAVRNAALAAARIQNAFRAHSFRKRKQKEDLVSVCDEFGITAADIPALSATSKMGFPKLRDRVLQNAAVVIQKKYRGWSGQRTFLELKRKIILIQAHVRGHQVRRKLFRWAVGILEKVLLRWRRKRVGLRGLRQETESADASDDEDILKVFRKKKVDVTVERAVSWVVSMAHSRGARGQYCRLLESYRQQVKVESCTETSSASRDDSDSMETNNNDDFFRFPL comes from the exons ATGAATGATCCAG ATAGAGAATATGATATTGATACACTGATCCAAGAAGCTCGAGTTCGTTGGCTAAAGCCGGTTGAGATCCAATTTATATTACTGAATCATGATGGGATTTACCCCTTTACTGAAGTTGTCCCTCAAAACCCACAGA GTGGTTCATTATTCCTTATCAATAAGAATGTGACCAAGTCTTTTCGTAAAGATGGTCATAATTGGAAAAAGAAGAGGTCCGGTAGAACTGTTGCTGAAGGTCATGAAAGACTCAAG GTAGGAGGAGTTGAAGTTCTGAGTTGTTATTATGCACAAGGAGCAGAGAATCCTAATCTTCGTAGGCGAATATATTGGATGCTGGATGC GGCATACGATCACATTGTTCTTGTTCACCACAGAGTCTATACAGATATCAACGAG GGAAGACGCAATACTGAAGCAAGCTCAACACTGAACTTGACCTCTACATCAAATCCCGGGTTCCAAACAGCATCAATCCAGGCTGCTGCTTCTGCAGTTAGTGAGTCATATGGAACGTATCAAAATCCAAGTCCGTTTGGTTCGGGGTCCATGGATGTCATTCCTGATTTAATTGACGATAATAACCTCTTTGGTGTATGGGATTCTCCAGAAGACATTTGCAGTTTGATGGATGCTGAAAGTATTCGAGCAGAACAAAGAATGCTGGACGATTTGAATGGGAAATCAACAGATACAGATATTTTACTTTTTGACCAGGATGAACTTctagcagtacaacctgcagcggAGTACAGGGAAAACGTTGGTCATTCATGTGAAATT GAGAAGCCACAATCTTCTTTGGAACGGGACAAATATTCTACAGATCCCCACAAGCATAATGAAGAATATTCATACCAGTGGCAAGATCCTAGTGGTAATAACACACAAAATAGGAACATTGATATCCCCATATTTGGAGATACTTCAAATTTCCATCCTATCGCTTCTACCCAAGAAAGTTCCTTGCTTTATGCAGTTG AGACTCAGCTTGCTCCTGTTGAAGTAATATCAAGATTAACTGTTGCACAGTGTCAAAAGTTCAGCATTCAAGAAATATCCCCAGAATGGGGTTATGCCTCTGAGTGCTCTAAG GTCATTATTACTGGATTATTTCATTGTAATTCATCAGCGCATTCATGGAAGTGTATGTTTGGTGATGTTGAAGTTCCTGTAGAAATTGTTCAAGAAGGTGTTTTCCGTCGCCAAACTCCTCCACAATCTCCTGGGCAGGTCACATTCATTCAAGAAGGTGTTCTCCGTTGCTATACTCCTCCAAAATCTCCTGGAAAGGTCACTCTGTGTATCACAACGGGTAATCGAGAAGCTTGCAGTCAAATAAGAGAGTTCGAATATTGCACAACTCCAACGGCCTCGATTCGGAATAATAACCTACCCAAAACAGATGGCATGAAGAGTGCAGAAGAACTGCAGTTGCTTATCAGATTTGTTCAGATGCTTCTTTGTGACTCATCaactaaaaaaaaagatggtATTACATCAGGAACAAATGCACTGGAAAAATTAATTGCAGATGAATATTTATGGGAAAATTTGAAGCACGCGGTTCTCGTTGGCAGTGAGAGTGAATCCAGAATCATGGATTCACTTTTGCAAGAACTTTTAAAAGAGAAGCTGCCGCAGTGGCTTCACTCCAGATTTAAGGAAGGAGAATCTCCAGGTTCTACTAGTTTGAAGAAAGAACAAGAGATAATACATCTAGTTGCTGGATTGGGTTTTGAGTGGGCATTAAATCTGATTTTAAGTTCGGGGATTGGTATTAACTTCCGTGACACCAAAGGGTGGACCGCCCTTCACCATGCTGCCAATTTTGGAAG GGAGGAAATGGTCGTTGCGCTGATAGTTGCTGGTGCATCTGCTGGTGCAGTGACGGATCCTACGCCAGAAGATCCAGTTGGAAAAACCCCTGGCTCAATTGCCATTTCAAGAGGACATAAGGGAGTAGCAGGTTATCTCTCAGAGTTGGCCCTAACTAGCCATCTTCGATCCCTTACCCTGGAAGAAAATGATCTTACTAAAGGACGCAGTGATGTAGAGGCAGAGATTGAAGTCGAAAGCCTCTCAATTGATTGCACCGACGATCACCACTCACTAAGGCAGTCTTTGACTGCAGTCCGGAATGCAGCTCTGGCTGCTGCACGTATACAAAATGCTTTTCGTGCACATTCTTTTCGTAAAAGGAAGCAAAAAGAGGATCTTGTTTCTGTTTGTGATGAATTCGGCATCACTGCAGCGGACATCCCTGCACTTTCAGCCACATCAAAGATGGGCTTCCCAAAGCTACGTGATCGGGTTTTACAAAATGCAGCTGTAGTTATTCAAAAGAAATACCGTGGTTGGAGCGGACAGAGAACATTTTTAGAGTTGAAGCGGAAAATAATTCTTATACAG GCTCACGTGCGAGGTCACCAGGTCAGGAGGAAGTTGTTCAGATGGGCCGTTGGAATTCTTGAAAAGGTTTTGTTGCGGTGGCGCCGTAAAAGAGTTGGGCTACGTGGATTGCGACAAGAAACAGAGTCGGCTGATGCAAGTGACGATGAAGACATCCTCAAGGTGTTCCGAAAAAAGAAAGTTGATGTCACAGTTGAAAGAGCTGTTTCATGGGTGGTATCTATGGCCCATTCTCGCGGTGCACGCGGACAGTACTGCCGCCTCCTTGAAAGCTACCGGCAACAAGTTAAG GTGGAATCATGTACAGAAACATCATCAGCTTCTCGAGACGATTCTGACTCCATGGAGACCAACAACAATGATGATTTCTTTCGGTTCCCATTATAA
- the LOC113281456 gene encoding calmodulin-binding transcription activator 4-like isoform X1 has translation MNDPDREYDIDTLIQEARVRWLKPVEIQFILLNHDGIYPFTEVVPQNPQSGSLFLINKNVTKSFRKDGHNWKKKRSGRTVAEGHERLKVGGVEVLSCYYAQGAENPNLRRRIYWMLDAAYDHIVLVHHRVYTDINEGRRNTEASSTLNLTSTSNPGFQTASIQAAASAVSESYGTYQNPSPFGSGSMDVIPDLIDDNNLFGVWDSPEDICSLMDAESIRAEQRMLDDLNGKSTDTDILLFDQDELLAVQPAAEYRENVGHSCEIEKPQSSLERDKYSTDPHKHNEEYSYQWQDPSGNNTQNRNIDIPIFGDTSNFHPIASTQESSLLYAVGNSTKFSYSYGLRTHEADPNCYTTLFDAETQLAPVEVISRLTVAQCQKFSIQEISPEWGYASECSKVIITGLFHCNSSAHSWKCMFGDVEVPVEIVQEGVFRRQTPPQSPGQVTFIQEGVLRCYTPPKSPGKVTLCITTGNREACSQIREFEYCTTPTASIRNNNLPKTDGMKSAEELQLLIRFVQMLLCDSSTKKKDGITSGTNALEKLIADEYLWENLKHAVLVGSESESRIMDSLLQELLKEKLPQWLHSRFKEGESPGSTSLKKEQEIIHLVAGLGFEWALNLILSSGIGINFRDTKGWTALHHAANFGREEMVVALIVAGASAGAVTDPTPEDPVGKTPGSIAISRGHKGVAGYLSELALTSHLRSLTLEENDLTKGRSDVEAEIEVESLSIDCTDDHHSLRQSLTAVRNAALAAARIQNAFRAHSFRKRKQKEDLVSVCDEFGITAADIPALSATSKMGFPKLRDRVLQNAAVVIQKKYRGWSGQRTFLELKRKIILIQAHVRGHQVRRKLFRWAVGILEKVLLRWRRKRVGLRGLRQETESADASDDEDILKVFRKKKVDVTVERAVSWVVSMAHSRGARGQYCRLLESYRQQVKVESCTETSSASRDDSDSMETNNNDDFFRFPL, from the exons ATGAATGATCCAG ATAGAGAATATGATATTGATACACTGATCCAAGAAGCTCGAGTTCGTTGGCTAAAGCCGGTTGAGATCCAATTTATATTACTGAATCATGATGGGATTTACCCCTTTACTGAAGTTGTCCCTCAAAACCCACAGA GTGGTTCATTATTCCTTATCAATAAGAATGTGACCAAGTCTTTTCGTAAAGATGGTCATAATTGGAAAAAGAAGAGGTCCGGTAGAACTGTTGCTGAAGGTCATGAAAGACTCAAG GTAGGAGGAGTTGAAGTTCTGAGTTGTTATTATGCACAAGGAGCAGAGAATCCTAATCTTCGTAGGCGAATATATTGGATGCTGGATGC GGCATACGATCACATTGTTCTTGTTCACCACAGAGTCTATACAGATATCAACGAG GGAAGACGCAATACTGAAGCAAGCTCAACACTGAACTTGACCTCTACATCAAATCCCGGGTTCCAAACAGCATCAATCCAGGCTGCTGCTTCTGCAGTTAGTGAGTCATATGGAACGTATCAAAATCCAAGTCCGTTTGGTTCGGGGTCCATGGATGTCATTCCTGATTTAATTGACGATAATAACCTCTTTGGTGTATGGGATTCTCCAGAAGACATTTGCAGTTTGATGGATGCTGAAAGTATTCGAGCAGAACAAAGAATGCTGGACGATTTGAATGGGAAATCAACAGATACAGATATTTTACTTTTTGACCAGGATGAACTTctagcagtacaacctgcagcggAGTACAGGGAAAACGTTGGTCATTCATGTGAAATT GAGAAGCCACAATCTTCTTTGGAACGGGACAAATATTCTACAGATCCCCACAAGCATAATGAAGAATATTCATACCAGTGGCAAGATCCTAGTGGTAATAACACACAAAATAGGAACATTGATATCCCCATATTTGGAGATACTTCAAATTTCCATCCTATCGCTTCTACCCAAGAAAGTTCCTTGCTTTATGCAGTTGGTAATTCTACAAAATTTTCTTACTCTTATGGATTAAGAACACATGAGGCCGATCCCAACTGCTACACCACATTGTTTGACGCAGAGACTCAGCTTGCTCCTGTTGAAGTAATATCAAGATTAACTGTTGCACAGTGTCAAAAGTTCAGCATTCAAGAAATATCCCCAGAATGGGGTTATGCCTCTGAGTGCTCTAAG GTCATTATTACTGGATTATTTCATTGTAATTCATCAGCGCATTCATGGAAGTGTATGTTTGGTGATGTTGAAGTTCCTGTAGAAATTGTTCAAGAAGGTGTTTTCCGTCGCCAAACTCCTCCACAATCTCCTGGGCAGGTCACATTCATTCAAGAAGGTGTTCTCCGTTGCTATACTCCTCCAAAATCTCCTGGAAAGGTCACTCTGTGTATCACAACGGGTAATCGAGAAGCTTGCAGTCAAATAAGAGAGTTCGAATATTGCACAACTCCAACGGCCTCGATTCGGAATAATAACCTACCCAAAACAGATGGCATGAAGAGTGCAGAAGAACTGCAGTTGCTTATCAGATTTGTTCAGATGCTTCTTTGTGACTCATCaactaaaaaaaaagatggtATTACATCAGGAACAAATGCACTGGAAAAATTAATTGCAGATGAATATTTATGGGAAAATTTGAAGCACGCGGTTCTCGTTGGCAGTGAGAGTGAATCCAGAATCATGGATTCACTTTTGCAAGAACTTTTAAAAGAGAAGCTGCCGCAGTGGCTTCACTCCAGATTTAAGGAAGGAGAATCTCCAGGTTCTACTAGTTTGAAGAAAGAACAAGAGATAATACATCTAGTTGCTGGATTGGGTTTTGAGTGGGCATTAAATCTGATTTTAAGTTCGGGGATTGGTATTAACTTCCGTGACACCAAAGGGTGGACCGCCCTTCACCATGCTGCCAATTTTGGAAG GGAGGAAATGGTCGTTGCGCTGATAGTTGCTGGTGCATCTGCTGGTGCAGTGACGGATCCTACGCCAGAAGATCCAGTTGGAAAAACCCCTGGCTCAATTGCCATTTCAAGAGGACATAAGGGAGTAGCAGGTTATCTCTCAGAGTTGGCCCTAACTAGCCATCTTCGATCCCTTACCCTGGAAGAAAATGATCTTACTAAAGGACGCAGTGATGTAGAGGCAGAGATTGAAGTCGAAAGCCTCTCAATTGATTGCACCGACGATCACCACTCACTAAGGCAGTCTTTGACTGCAGTCCGGAATGCAGCTCTGGCTGCTGCACGTATACAAAATGCTTTTCGTGCACATTCTTTTCGTAAAAGGAAGCAAAAAGAGGATCTTGTTTCTGTTTGTGATGAATTCGGCATCACTGCAGCGGACATCCCTGCACTTTCAGCCACATCAAAGATGGGCTTCCCAAAGCTACGTGATCGGGTTTTACAAAATGCAGCTGTAGTTATTCAAAAGAAATACCGTGGTTGGAGCGGACAGAGAACATTTTTAGAGTTGAAGCGGAAAATAATTCTTATACAG GCTCACGTGCGAGGTCACCAGGTCAGGAGGAAGTTGTTCAGATGGGCCGTTGGAATTCTTGAAAAGGTTTTGTTGCGGTGGCGCCGTAAAAGAGTTGGGCTACGTGGATTGCGACAAGAAACAGAGTCGGCTGATGCAAGTGACGATGAAGACATCCTCAAGGTGTTCCGAAAAAAGAAAGTTGATGTCACAGTTGAAAGAGCTGTTTCATGGGTGGTATCTATGGCCCATTCTCGCGGTGCACGCGGACAGTACTGCCGCCTCCTTGAAAGCTACCGGCAACAAGTTAAG GTGGAATCATGTACAGAAACATCATCAGCTTCTCGAGACGATTCTGACTCCATGGAGACCAACAACAATGATGATTTCTTTCGGTTCCCATTATAA
- the LOC113281456 gene encoding calmodulin-binding transcription activator 4-like isoform X3 gives MNDPDREYDIDTLIQEARVRWLKPVEIQFILLNHDGIYPFTEVVPQNPQSGSLFLINKNVTKSFRKDGHNWKKKRSGRTVAEGHERLKVGGVEVLSCYYAQGAENPNLRRRIYWMLDAAYDHIVLVHHRVYTDINEGRRNTEASSTLNLTSTSNPGFQTASIQAAASAVSESYGTYQNPSPFGSGSMDVIPDLIDDNNLFGVWDSPEDICSLMDAESIRAEQRMLDDLNGKSTDTDILLFDQDELLAVQPAAEYRENVGHSCEIEKPQSSLERDKYSTDPHKHNEEYSYQWQDPSETQLAPVEVISRLTVAQCQKFSIQEISPEWGYASECSKVIITGLFHCNSSAHSWKCMFGDVEVPVEIVQEGVFRRQTPPQSPGQVTFIQEGVLRCYTPPKSPGKVTLCITTGNREACSQIREFEYCTTPTASIRNNNLPKTDGMKSAEELQLLIRFVQMLLCDSSTKKKDGITSGTNALEKLIADEYLWENLKHAVLVGSESESRIMDSLLQELLKEKLPQWLHSRFKEGESPGSTSLKKEQEIIHLVAGLGFEWALNLILSSGIGINFRDTKGWTALHHAANFGREEMVVALIVAGASAGAVTDPTPEDPVGKTPGSIAISRGHKGVAGYLSELALTSHLRSLTLEENDLTKGRSDVEAEIEVESLSIDCTDDHHSLRQSLTAVRNAALAAARIQNAFRAHSFRKRKQKEDLVSVCDEFGITAADIPALSATSKMGFPKLRDRVLQNAAVVIQKKYRGWSGQRTFLELKRKIILIQAHVRGHQVRRKLFRWAVGILEKVLLRWRRKRVGLRGLRQETESADASDDEDILKVFRKKKVDVTVERAVSWVVSMAHSRGARGQYCRLLESYRQQVKVESCTETSSASRDDSDSMETNNNDDFFRFPL, from the exons ATGAATGATCCAG ATAGAGAATATGATATTGATACACTGATCCAAGAAGCTCGAGTTCGTTGGCTAAAGCCGGTTGAGATCCAATTTATATTACTGAATCATGATGGGATTTACCCCTTTACTGAAGTTGTCCCTCAAAACCCACAGA GTGGTTCATTATTCCTTATCAATAAGAATGTGACCAAGTCTTTTCGTAAAGATGGTCATAATTGGAAAAAGAAGAGGTCCGGTAGAACTGTTGCTGAAGGTCATGAAAGACTCAAG GTAGGAGGAGTTGAAGTTCTGAGTTGTTATTATGCACAAGGAGCAGAGAATCCTAATCTTCGTAGGCGAATATATTGGATGCTGGATGC GGCATACGATCACATTGTTCTTGTTCACCACAGAGTCTATACAGATATCAACGAG GGAAGACGCAATACTGAAGCAAGCTCAACACTGAACTTGACCTCTACATCAAATCCCGGGTTCCAAACAGCATCAATCCAGGCTGCTGCTTCTGCAGTTAGTGAGTCATATGGAACGTATCAAAATCCAAGTCCGTTTGGTTCGGGGTCCATGGATGTCATTCCTGATTTAATTGACGATAATAACCTCTTTGGTGTATGGGATTCTCCAGAAGACATTTGCAGTTTGATGGATGCTGAAAGTATTCGAGCAGAACAAAGAATGCTGGACGATTTGAATGGGAAATCAACAGATACAGATATTTTACTTTTTGACCAGGATGAACTTctagcagtacaacctgcagcggAGTACAGGGAAAACGTTGGTCATTCATGTGAAATT GAGAAGCCACAATCTTCTTTGGAACGGGACAAATATTCTACAGATCCCCACAAGCATAATGAAGAATATTCATACCAGTGGCAAGATCCTAGTG AGACTCAGCTTGCTCCTGTTGAAGTAATATCAAGATTAACTGTTGCACAGTGTCAAAAGTTCAGCATTCAAGAAATATCCCCAGAATGGGGTTATGCCTCTGAGTGCTCTAAG GTCATTATTACTGGATTATTTCATTGTAATTCATCAGCGCATTCATGGAAGTGTATGTTTGGTGATGTTGAAGTTCCTGTAGAAATTGTTCAAGAAGGTGTTTTCCGTCGCCAAACTCCTCCACAATCTCCTGGGCAGGTCACATTCATTCAAGAAGGTGTTCTCCGTTGCTATACTCCTCCAAAATCTCCTGGAAAGGTCACTCTGTGTATCACAACGGGTAATCGAGAAGCTTGCAGTCAAATAAGAGAGTTCGAATATTGCACAACTCCAACGGCCTCGATTCGGAATAATAACCTACCCAAAACAGATGGCATGAAGAGTGCAGAAGAACTGCAGTTGCTTATCAGATTTGTTCAGATGCTTCTTTGTGACTCATCaactaaaaaaaaagatggtATTACATCAGGAACAAATGCACTGGAAAAATTAATTGCAGATGAATATTTATGGGAAAATTTGAAGCACGCGGTTCTCGTTGGCAGTGAGAGTGAATCCAGAATCATGGATTCACTTTTGCAAGAACTTTTAAAAGAGAAGCTGCCGCAGTGGCTTCACTCCAGATTTAAGGAAGGAGAATCTCCAGGTTCTACTAGTTTGAAGAAAGAACAAGAGATAATACATCTAGTTGCTGGATTGGGTTTTGAGTGGGCATTAAATCTGATTTTAAGTTCGGGGATTGGTATTAACTTCCGTGACACCAAAGGGTGGACCGCCCTTCACCATGCTGCCAATTTTGGAAG GGAGGAAATGGTCGTTGCGCTGATAGTTGCTGGTGCATCTGCTGGTGCAGTGACGGATCCTACGCCAGAAGATCCAGTTGGAAAAACCCCTGGCTCAATTGCCATTTCAAGAGGACATAAGGGAGTAGCAGGTTATCTCTCAGAGTTGGCCCTAACTAGCCATCTTCGATCCCTTACCCTGGAAGAAAATGATCTTACTAAAGGACGCAGTGATGTAGAGGCAGAGATTGAAGTCGAAAGCCTCTCAATTGATTGCACCGACGATCACCACTCACTAAGGCAGTCTTTGACTGCAGTCCGGAATGCAGCTCTGGCTGCTGCACGTATACAAAATGCTTTTCGTGCACATTCTTTTCGTAAAAGGAAGCAAAAAGAGGATCTTGTTTCTGTTTGTGATGAATTCGGCATCACTGCAGCGGACATCCCTGCACTTTCAGCCACATCAAAGATGGGCTTCCCAAAGCTACGTGATCGGGTTTTACAAAATGCAGCTGTAGTTATTCAAAAGAAATACCGTGGTTGGAGCGGACAGAGAACATTTTTAGAGTTGAAGCGGAAAATAATTCTTATACAG GCTCACGTGCGAGGTCACCAGGTCAGGAGGAAGTTGTTCAGATGGGCCGTTGGAATTCTTGAAAAGGTTTTGTTGCGGTGGCGCCGTAAAAGAGTTGGGCTACGTGGATTGCGACAAGAAACAGAGTCGGCTGATGCAAGTGACGATGAAGACATCCTCAAGGTGTTCCGAAAAAAGAAAGTTGATGTCACAGTTGAAAGAGCTGTTTCATGGGTGGTATCTATGGCCCATTCTCGCGGTGCACGCGGACAGTACTGCCGCCTCCTTGAAAGCTACCGGCAACAAGTTAAG GTGGAATCATGTACAGAAACATCATCAGCTTCTCGAGACGATTCTGACTCCATGGAGACCAACAACAATGATGATTTCTTTCGGTTCCCATTATAA
- the LOC113277384 gene encoding uncharacterized protein LOC113277384, whose protein sequence is MTDDNKILIEVKKISDDDGSGSSKTVVISGGDDELPQMELLNEDKVSSTNKFPAEQPVVDSKETVCSTLGNVEVEEKNEKGMEEIVKELKKVQKQNSITHCLLSVMILLTVAWQLSEVSLILTVKNKFTNPFKSVGNLIKGAIAGGGIGGVRERIVEGKSSRENDSKSIVSDFCSQIEPPPLPELRIPDLVNMDFPGLGSNGGNEVE, encoded by the exons ATGACTGATGATAATAAAATTCTCATTGAGGTTAAGAAAATCAGCGATGATGATGGAAGTGGTAGTAGTAAAACAGTAGTTATATCTGGGGGCGATGATGAGCTTCCTCAG ATGGAGTTGTTAAATGAAGATAAAGTGTCTTCTACTAATAAGTTTCCAGCAGAACAACCAGTTGTTGATTCGAAAGAGACTGTGTGTTCTACGTTAGGCAATGTTGAAGTAGAGGAGAAAAATGAGAAAGGAATGGAAGAGATAGTTAAAGAACTTAAGAAAGTCCAGAAACAAAATTCAATAACTCATTGTCTACTTTCTGTTATGATATTGCTTACCGTAGCGTGGCAATTATCCGAGGTTTCACTCATATTAACGGTGAAGAATAAGTTTACAAACCCTTTTAAGTCAGTTGGGAATTTGATTAAAGGGGCTATCGCTGGTGGTGGTATTGGGGGTGTTAGGGAAAGAATTGTTGAAGGGAAAAGTAGCCGCGAAAATGATTCTAAATCAATAGTTTCAGATTTTTGTTCGCAGATTGAACCACCTCCTCTTCCCGAGCTAAGGATTCCAGATCTTGTGAATATGGACTTTCCTGGCTTAGGATCAAATGGTGGCAATGAGGTTGAATGA
- the LOC113278981 gene encoding uncharacterized protein LOC113278981, with product MAMVAHFDLELYQMNVKTSFFNGDLDKNIYMEQPKGFASTGQEGELDWKAVKKVLRYLRRTKHFQLVYNKSNELEAECFSDSDFMGSVKLKSTYGYVFMIAKGVIFHVPIMGCPLVKGRPVDHYKWYQRRYFLGMIMDDFSALMSANCELINLRLDYWIEFGNNSPNQNQNLLNLLDLINHAERKIEIHTRKFNQVPTSEETSIEVAEAAEIMKMQDVIGNEEFVEDSIHAELVTDFSLDSSTPSEEEDDDSLELELIPPYFLVESEDVDSLTGRSLPFEEVETPERIDFSKDFITHLDLNVLVEEGYTGDGHKENLMFLHYQEGKPFNPGANFVVDFQNRSAANLEVNNLNSFHMNFKDEHQQFEDLKLIMNNKVNQILSHFICFKGLYFLANVTQVTSVGDVSTSVNDSRMIFDRGRLLEFNKRYYYYKNSFEFSFGVIISCGFELFFAKSYMFLFVKMGENDVGSKLFVLISQRNGPVILLPTWVVGISMSHQVFDKFLFWKKFPRLIS from the exons ATGGCAATGGTGGCTCATTTTGACCTTGAATTGTATCAAATGAATGTGAAAACGTCTTTTTTTAATGGTGATCTTGATAAAaacatatatatggaacaaccgaAAGGTTTTGCATCTACAGGTCAAGAAG GTGAATTAGATTGGAAAGCAGTGAAGAAAGTGCTTAGATATTTGCGGAGAACTAAGCATTTTCAGCTTGTGTACAATAAATCAAATGAATTGGAAGCTGAATGCTTTTCAGATTCCGATTTCATGGGCTCAGTTAAGCTAAAATCCACATATGGTTATGTGTTTATGATCGCTAAAGGTGTTATTTTTCATGTCCCTATTATGGGTTGTCCACTAGTTAAGGGCAGACC tgtagatcactacaagtggtatcaaaGACGGTATTTCCTTGGAATGatcatggatgattttagtgcttTAATGAGTGCAAATTGTGAACTAATTAATCTTCGATTGGATTACTGGATTGAATTTGGAAATAATTCGCCAAATCAGAACCAGAATCTCCTAAATTTGTTGGACCTCATCAATCATGCAGAGAGGAAGATAGAGATTCACACAAGAAAATTTAACCAGGTACCAACATCGGAGGAAACTTCAATCGAAGTTGCTGAGGCTGCAGAAATAATGAAGATGCAGGATGTAATTGGCAACGAAGAATTTGTTGAAGACTCAATTCACGCAGAGTTGGTCACCGATTTTAGCCTAGATTCGTCAACCCCatcggaagaagaagatgatgattctcTTGAGTTGGAGTTGATTCCTCCATATTTCCTTGTTGAATCTGAAGATGTTGATTCACTTACTGGTAGGAGTTTACCATTTGAAGAAGTTGAAACACCAGAGAGAATTGATTTCTCCAAGGATTTCATTACTCACCTCGATCTGAATG TTTTGGTTGAGGAAGGTTATACTGGTGATGGCCATAAGGAGAATTTGATGTTTCTGCATTACCAAGAAGGTAAACCCTTCAATCCTGGAGCTAATTTTGTGGTGGATTTTCAAAATAGAAGCGCTGCAAatcttgaggtaaataatttgaATTCATTTCATATGAACTTTAAGGATGAACATCAGCAGTTTGAAGATTTGAAGTTGATTATGAATAATAAAGTAAATCAAATATTATCCCACTTCATTTGTTTTAAGGGGTTGTATTTCTTAGCAAACGTAACTCAGGTTACTTCTGTTGGTGATGTTTCAACTAGTGTTAATGATAGTCGAATGATTTTTGATAGAGGAAGGTTGTTGGAATTCAATAAGAGGTACTACTACTACAAAAACAGTTTTGAATTCAGTTTTGGTGTAATTATTTCTTGTGGTTTTGAATTGTTCTTTGCGAAGTCGTATATGTTTCTGTTTGTTAAAATGGGTGAGAATGATGTTGGTAGCAAGCTGTTTGTTCTAATATCTCAGAGAAATGGACCAGTGATACTTCTACCAACATGGGTGGTTGGAATTAGTATGTCACATCAAGTGTTTGACAAATTTTTGTTTTGGAAGAAGTTCCCTAGACTAATCTCATGA